In Mus musculus strain 129S7/SvEvBrd-Hprt-b-m2 chromosome 12 genomic contig, GRCm38.p6 alternate locus group 129S7/SvEvBrd-Hprt-b-m2 129S7/SVEVBRD-HPRT-B-M2_MMCHR12_CTG2, the following are encoded in one genomic region:
- the Gm30599 gene encoding uncharacterized protein Gm30599: MHNVTSWPQSPVSAPLFTLTKGGPRQQELSWKRGGAATVCLGLVARRCPLHCQVASVAPASDAPKMEERIRSLCLASTLMGECPELFYLPNKQLDSEMTLDANRPSHSIPNSAESRTSQGDAAQAALHSLVAGVPLTRPSTRPPPTYLALLHSPTRPSDLLSVYQYTQLDFFMGCPAYGSFSPHTLIFDHLANTLASSLLPSLASPASALGTLLPESSSSRSHLSLDLTWLALLTGCWLKPVGRVSKGSPCASALAIERVQFGLAGAQGARCGQPFFPGQTDCGGGLQAISCWFGETGIPGGSSWALVPGSRHWAQGRPQGRQGAGYPI, translated from the exons ATGCACAACGTCACGTCCTGGCCTCAGAGTCCGGTGTCTGCCCCTCTCTTCACCCTCACCAAGGGAGGTCCTCGCCAGCAG GAGTTGTCGTGGAAACGCGGCGGTGCTGCGACTGTTTGTCTGGGTCTTGTTGCCAGGCGGTGTCCGCTGCATTGCCAGGTCGCGTCAGTGGCACCAGCTTCCGATGCACCCAAGATGGAGGAGAGAATAAGAAGCCTTTGTCTGGCATCCACCCTTATGGGAGAGTGCCCTGAGCTTTTCTATCTCCCAAATAAACAGCTAGACTCAGAGATGACTCTAGATGCCAACAGACCATCTCACTCCATTCCAAATTCTGCCGAGTCCAGAACCTCACAAGGAGACGCAGCCCAGGCTGCTCTACACAGTTTAGTTGCAGGAGTTCCCCTGACGCGCCCTTCCACGCGACCACCACCCACCTATCTAGCCTTGCTGCACTCTCCAACCAGGCCTTCTGATCTCCTCTCTGTTTACCAGTATACTCAGTTGGACTTCTTTATGGGGTGCCCAGCCTATGGCTCCTTCTCCCCACATACCTTAATCTTTGATCATCTGGCCAACACCCTAGCATCCTCCCTCCTGCCTAGCCTTGCTTCTCCTGCATCGGCCCTGGGAACCCTTCTGCCCGAGTCTTCCTCAAGCAGATCCCATTTATCTCTAGATCTGACATGGTTGGCCCTGCTCACTGGCTGCTGGCTGAAGCCTGTGGGCAGGGTATCAAAAGGATCACCATGTGCTAGTGCTCTGGCTATTGAGCGGGTACAGTTCGGGCTGGCCGGAGCCCAGGGTGCCAGGTGTGGGCAGCCCTTTTTCCCAGGCCAGACTGACTGCGGGGGTGGGCTCCAGGCCATCAGCTGCTGGTTTGGAGAGACTGGAATTCCAGGCGGTTCTTCCTGGGCTTTGGTTCCAGGAAGCAGACACTGGGCACAGGGCAGGCCTCAGGGAAGGCAGGGGGCAGGGTACCCCATCTGA
- the Crip1 gene encoding cysteine-rich protein 1, whose product MPKCPKCDKEVYFAERVTSLGKDWHRPCLKCEKCGKTLTSGGHAEHEGKPYCNHPCYSAMFGPKGFGRGGAESHTFK is encoded by the exons ATGCCGAAGTGCCCCAAGTGCGACAAGGAGGTGTATTTCG ctgagcgaGTGACTTCACTAGGCAAGGACTGGCATCGTCCCTGCCTGAAGtgtgagaaatgtggaaagacactGACCTCTGGGGGTCATGCTGAG CATGAAGGCAAGCCCTACTGCAATCATCCCTGCTACTCCGCCATGTTTGGGCCCAAAG GCTTTGGGCGAGGTGGAGCTGAGAGCCACACTTTCAAGTAG
- the Crip2 gene encoding cysteine-rich protein 2 isoform 1 (isoform 1 is encoded by transcript variant 1) translates to MASKCPKCDKTVYFAEKVSSLGKDWHKFCLKCERCNKTLTPGGHAEHDGKPFCHKPCYATLFGPKGVNIGGAGSYIYEKPQTEAPQVTGPIEVPVVRTEERKTSGPPKGPSKASSVTTFTGEPNMCPRCNKRVYFAEKVTSLGKDWHRPCLRCERCSKTLTPGGHAEHDGQPYCHKPCYGILFGPKGVNTGAVGSYIYDKDPEGTVQP, encoded by the exons ATGGCCTCCAAGTGTCCCAAGTGTGACAAGACCGTATACTTCG CTGAGAAGGTGAGCTCCCTGGGCAAGGACTGGCACAAGTTCTGTCTCAAGTGTGAGCGCTGCAACAAGACACTGACCCCCGGCGGCCATGCTGAGCATGATGGGAAGCCCTTCTGCCACAAGCCCTGCTATGCCACGCTGTTTGGACCCAAAG GCGTGAACATCGGGGGCGCTGGCTCCTACATCTACGAGAAGCCTCAGACCGAGGCCCCTCAGGTCACTGGCCCCATCGAGGTCCCTGTGGTGAGAACTGAGGAGCGAAAGACCAGCGGCCCCCCCAAGGGTCCCAGCAAAG CCTCTAGTGTCACCACATTCACTGGGGAGCCCAACATGTGTCCTCGATGCAACAAGAGAGTGTACTTCG cTGAGAAGGTGACCTCTCTGGGCAAGGACTGGCACCGGCCCTGCCTGCGCTGTGAGCGCTGCTCCAAGACCCTGACCCCAGGCGGGCATGCTGAG CACGATGGCCAGCCCTACTGCCACAAGCCTTGCTATGGAATACTCTTTGGACCCAAAG GAGTGAATACTGGTGCTGTGGGCAGCTATATCTACGACAAGGACCCGGAAGGCACAGTTCAGCCCTAG
- the Crip2 gene encoding cysteine-rich protein 2 isoform 2 (isoform 2 is encoded by transcript variant 2) codes for MCPRCNKRVYFAEKVTSLGKDWHRPCLRCERCSKTLTPGGHAEHDGQPYCHKPCYGILFGPKGVNTGAVGSYIYDKDPEGTVQP; via the exons ATGTGTCCTCGATGCAACAAGAGAGTGTACTTCG cTGAGAAGGTGACCTCTCTGGGCAAGGACTGGCACCGGCCCTGCCTGCGCTGTGAGCGCTGCTCCAAGACCCTGACCCCAGGCGGGCATGCTGAG CACGATGGCCAGCCCTACTGCCACAAGCCTTGCTATGGAATACTCTTTGGACCCAAAG GAGTGAATACTGGTGCTGTGGGCAGCTATATCTACGACAAGGACCCGGAAGGCACAGTTCAGCCCTAG